The sequence CGGGGTCGTGCCAGGTGCGCGCCGAGACTCCGGCGTCGTACCCCTCGAGGATCACGGTGCCCGATTCCCATCCGCGCCAGAAGCCCCGCGCGTAGCGCATGTTCTCGTCCTCGACCTCGTTCAGCGGTTCGGTGAGCACGGCCAGCATCTGCGCGCTCACGATCCGGTGATCGAACAGCGCCGTCCAGAACGCGTGCAGATCGGCGGCCGTCGTGGCCGCGCCGCCGTCTCCGCTCCCGCGCACCGGCAGGTGGAGCACGTTCGTGCGGTCGTCGGTGTCGCCCAGGTACCCGAGAGCGAGATCCCCCGGCATGTCGTCGGTGCGGGGATATCCGCTCGACGCCATCCCGGCGGGAGCGAAGACGCGCTCCTGGACGAGCTCGTGGAACGGCGTCTTCGACGCGCGCTCCGCCACCAGCGCCAGCAGCACGAAACCGCTGTTGCAGTAGGCGAATCGCGAGCCCGGCGCGCTCACCTGCGGCCGGCCGTCGAGCACCGGCACGAACGCCTCGGTGTTGTCGAGCTCATGCAGGGGGCGGTCGATCACGTAGTCGGTGATCGAACCGCTCGACTCGTCGATGTAGTCGCCGATGCCCGACGTGTGGGACAGCAGGTGCTCGACCGTGACGGCGTCGTCGACGAGCGGGAGATCGTCGCCGAGGAAGGGCCTCACCAGGTCGTCGAGCGCGAGCGTCCCGTCATCGACGAGCGCTCCGATCGTGACCGCGGTGAAACCCTTCGCGATGCTGGCGACGCCGCACCGGCTCTCCGCCGCCATCGGCAGGCCGTGGGCGCGGTCCGCGAGCCCGTACCCGCGGGCGAACGGTTCTTCGCCGGGACGGTCGACGCGGATCACCCCGCTGAATCCATTGGCTTCGGCGGCCTCGTGCAGGGCCAGTGCGACAGCTGTTCTCGCAGTGGTCATGTGTCCGTACCCCTTCTCGTACTCGTCTTCGCTGACGGGTCTTCTCTTACTCGTTTCCGATCGCGGCGGTGGTCGCCCGCACGACCAGTCTGGTGGGTAGCGTGACGTGCATCTCCTCGACGGGCTGCCCGGCGAGGAGGGCGAAGACCATCTCGGCCGCCACCGACCCCAGCCGACGCATCGGCTGCTGGATCGTGGTGAGCGGCAGGGCGCGGCGGGAGGCCTCCGGCACGTCGTCGAACCCCACCACCGAGAGGTCTTCCGGCACCCGGAGCCCGAGCTCGTGCGCGACCTCGATCACGGCGATGGCCGAGAGGTCGTTCGCGGCGAACACGGCCGTGGGCCGCGAAGGCCCGGCTAGCAGGATCCGCGCCGAATCCCTCGTGGCCTCGAGCTCGTAGCGACCGGAGCGGATCAGATCGGGATCGACCGGGATGCCGGCGTCGCTCAGCGCGCGTCGATATCCGGCATCGCGCAGGCCCGCGGATCGCAGATCGGGGCGCCCGCCCAGGAAGCTGATCCGGCGGTGCCCGAGGTCGAGCAGGTGCCGGGTCGCCGTCAGCGCGCCGCCGAAGCTGTCCGACTCGACGGTCGGCAGGTCGGCGCGGCCGGTGTGCGGGTCGATCGCGACGACGGGGATCTCGGTCGACGCGCCGACGACCGTGGGGGTGACCATGATCGCGGCGTCGATGAGGGTACCGGAGAGCCGACTGAGTGACCGCCGCTCCCACCCTTCGCCCTGTCCGTGCCGCGAACCGCTGTACGCCAGCAGGTCGAAGGCGGTGTCGTGCACGGCTGCACCGACGCCCTTGAGGATCTCGGCGCTGAACGGCTCGAAGTCGGCCAGGAGCACCCCGATCACGCCCGTGCGTCTAGCCCGCATGCTGCTCGCCACCAGGCTCGATTCGTAGCCCAGTTCCTGCACCACATCGAGCACGCGCCGGACCGTCGCATCCGCTATCCCGTAGCGTCCGTTCACCGCCTTCGACACGGTCGACACCGAGACGCCGGCGGCCTTCGCGACGTCGTGGATCGTGGTTCTCCCGCTCATGGTCGCCCAGCGTATCCGGGGATGCCGCCCGGATGGAAACTGTTTTCGAAAACGTTTGACGGTCCTCACGAACGACAGCAGACTGCAACGCGACGCGGTCACACCCCCTGATGCCGCGGCGCCTGCAGAGACGCGGCGCAACTCTCGATGAGGAGAACCATCACATGAACAGCACACGGCGTTCCTTGATCTCCGCGGCCGCGATAGCCGCCGTCGGAACTCTCGCACTCAGCGGGTGCACGGCCAGCACCCCCGACGGCGGAGGTGGTGGCGACGCCGCCATGACGCTCTGGCACAACTCCACCACCGGACCCGGCGTCGAGTTCTGGGAGCAGACCGTCGCCGACTTCGAGAAGGAGAACCCCGGGGTCACGATCGAGATCCAGTCGATCCAGAACGAAGACCTCGACGGCAAGCTCCAGACCGCGCTCAACTCCGGCGATGCTCCCGACATCTTCCTGCAGCGCGGCGGCGGCAAGATGGCGGCGATGGTCAAGGCCGGCCAGCTCAAGGACCTGACCGACTCGATCACCGGTGGTGCTGCGGAGGAGATCTCCGACGCCGCCTACTCGGCCAGCAGCCTGGACGACAAGATCTACGCGATGCCGGTGGCCGTGCTCCCCGGCGGACTCTTCTACAGCCAGGATCTGTTCGACGAGGCCGGCATCACCGAGAACCCCACCACGATGGACGAGCTCGAGGCCGCGACCGAGAAGCTCAAGGCCGCCGGCATCGACCCGGTCGCCCTCGGCGCGAAGGATGCCTGGCCCGCCGCCCACTGGTACTACTGGCTCGCGCTGCGCGAGTGCAGTGCCGAGACGCTCGCCAAGGCCGCCGACGAGATGAACTTCGACGACGACTGCTGGGTGCGCGCGGGCGAAGACCTGCAGGCGTTCGCGGCCACCGAGCCGTTCAACTCCGGCTTCCTCACCACCACCGCCCAGCAGGGCGCGGGCAGCTCGGCCGGTCTCATCGCCAACCACCAGGCCGGCATGGAGCTCATGGGCGCGTGGAACCCCGGCGTGATCGGATCGCTCACGCCCGACCAGAAGCCGCTGCCCGACCTGTCGTGGTTCCCGTTCCCCGAGGTCGAGGGCGGCGACGGTGAGGCAGGGTCCATGATGGGCGGCGTCGACGGATACTCGTGCTCGGTGGATGCGCCCGACGCCTGCGTCGACTTCCTCAACTACCTCGGCACGTCCGACGTGCAGACCGCCTACTACAAGGCGTTCAACGCCCCGCCGGTGAACACGGTGGCGCAGGAGGCAGTGACCGAGCAGTACCTCAAGGACATCCTCGCGGCCTACAACGCGGCGCCGTACGCGACGCAGTGGCTCGATACGGTCTACGGACAGAACGTGGGCAACGCGCTCAACGTCGCCGTGGTCAACATGCTCGCCGGTCAAGGAACCCCGGAGGACATCGTCAAGGCCGTCCAGGATGCCGCAGCCAAGGCATAAGGCGGCCGCCCGGCTGGAAGTGATCCTTCTGGCCGGGCCCGCCCTCCTGGTCTTCCTCGCCTTCGTCATCTTCCCGGTGCTGATGGCGGGCTACTACGGCTTCTTCAGCTGGCAGGGCTACGGTCCGCCCACCGACTTCGTCGGGCTGAAGAACTATCTGACGATCCTGCAGGATCCGCTGTTCCACGATGCGCTGGCCCACAACGGGTTCATCCTCGTGTTCTCGCTCATCCTGCAGGGACCGGCGGCGATCCTCCTCGCGCTCCTGCTCAACCGGCGGATGCGCGGCCAGTCGCTGATCCGCGTGCTGATCTTCATCCCCTACGTGATCTCCGAGGTCGTGGTGGGCACGGGCTGGAGCCTGATGCTGCAGACCAGCGGCGCGTTCAACGACCTGCTGGAGAAGATGGGCCTCGGGTTCCTCGCGAACGACTGGCTGTCGAATCCGGACATCGCGATCTGGACGCTGATGGTGATCATCACCTGGAAGTACGTCGGGTTCGCGGTGATCCTGTTCCTCGCGGGGCTCCAGGGCATTCCGGAGGAGCTGCACGAGGCGGCCTCGATCGACGGCGCCTCGTACTGGCAGATCCAGTGGCGCATCACGCTGCCGCTGCTCGCGCCGACCCTGCGCATCTGGGCGTTCCTGTCGATCATCGGCTCGCTGCAGCTGTTCGACCTGGTCTACATCATCTGGGGGCAGTACATCGCCTCCACCGCCGGCACCTCGACCATGGCGACCTACATGGTCTCCGAGGGGCGCAACGCCGGCAACTTCGGGTACGGCAACGCGGTCGCGGTCGTCCTGTTCCTGATCTCGCTCGTCGTGGCACTGATCTACCAGCGCGCGGTGCTGCGTCGCGACACGGACGGCGCCCTCACCGGCGCCCCTGCACGGAAGAAGAGGACGACGCGATGACCGCCACCTCGGTACTCGTCACCCAGCGACCCGGACGCGCCGGGCGCCCCGGACGCGCTCCGCGCCCGCGGCCGCCCTGGGCCAACCCGACCGTCTACTTCGTCGCGCTGATCGTCGTCGGGCTCATGCTCGCCCCGATCGCGTACATCATCATCGGCGGATTCCGCACGAACGCGCAGATCACGACCGACCCGTCGGGGATGCCGCAGCCGTGGGTGTTCTCCAACTACTTCGACGTCATCACCGGTGGCGTGTTCTGGCGGCAGGTGCTCAACTCCACCATCGTCGCCCTCGCCACCACGATCGGCGTCGTCGCGCTGGGGCTGATGGCCGCGTACGTGCTCGCCCGCTATCGGTTCGCCGGCCGCGGAGTGCTCTACGCATTCTTCGCCGCGGGGCTCATGTTCCCGCTGACGGTCGCGATCACCCCGCTGTACATCGTGGTGCGCAGCCTCGGGCTGATGAACTCGCTCGGCGGGGTCATCCTGCCGCAGATCGCCTTCGCCCTGCCGACGACGATCATCATCCTGGTCCCGTTCCTGCGCGCCATCCCCGACGAGATCCAGGAGGCGGCGTTCATCGACGGATGCAGCCGGATCGGGTTCTTCTGGCGCATGGTGCTGCCGCTCTCGATCCCCGGCGTGATCACCACCGGCATCCTCGCGTTCATCGGCAGCTGGAACGGATACCTCCTCCCGCTGTTCGTGCTCAACGATGCGGCGGCGTTCACCCTCCCGCTCGGCGTGCAGTCGTTCGCCTCGCAGTATTCGGTCGACACCGCGAAGGTCCTCGCCTTCACCTCGCTGTCGATGATCCCCGCCCTGATCTTCTTCAGCCTCTTCGAGCGCCGCATCGTCGGCGGACTGACCGGCGCGGTCAAGGGCTGACGATGTCGACGCAGACCCCACAGAAAGAGACGCACGTGCTCGCTCCCACATCCCGCCCCCGATTCTCCCCGCGCGTCGAGGGCCTCCTCGAGCAGATGACGCTCGAGGAGAAGCAGGCGCAGCTCGTCGGCTTCTGGGTGGATCAGGGAGACGAACTCGTCGCCCCGATGGCCGGCGAGAAGAAGACCTCCACCCGGTACGAGGATGCGACGGCGCACGGCATCGGCCACCTGACGCGCGTGTACGGCACGCGCCCGGTCGACCCGATCGAGCGCGCGCAGTGGCTGTGGGGCGAGCAGGCACGGCTGCAGCGCGAGACCCGGCTGGGCATCCCGGCCCTCGTGCACGAGGAGTGCCTGACCGGCCTGGCTGCCTGGCAGGCGGCGACCTTCCCGACCCCGCTGGCGTGGGGCGCATCCTTCGATCCCGAGCTGGTCGAGGAGGTGGGGCGGGCGATCGGATCGTCGATGCGGACACTCGGGATCCATCAGGGACTCGCTCCCGTGCTCGACGTCGTCCGCGATCCGCGGTGGGGGCGCGTCGACGAGTGCATCGCCGAGGACCCGCTGCTCGTGGGCACCGTCGGCACCGCCTACGTCCGCGGCCTGCAGTCGGAGGGCGTGCACGCCACCCTCAAGCACTTCGTCGGCTACTCGGCGTCCACCGCGGGCCGCAACCACGCGCCGGTGCACGCCGGGCGGCGCGAGATCGAGGACGTGCTGCTCCCGCCGTTCGAGATGGCCGTACGCGAGGGCGGGGTGCGCAGCGTCATGAACTCGTACACCGACATCGACGGGGTGCCGGTGGCCGCCGATCCGTACTACCTCGACGAGGTGCTGCGCGGACGCTGGGGCTTCGACGGGGTGGTCGTGTCGGACTACTTCGCCGTGGACTTCCTGCAGAGCATGCACCACGTCGCGGCCGACTCGGCGCAGGCCGCCGCGCTGGCGATCACCGCGGGGATCGACGTGGAGCTGCCCTCCCCCGACGCGTACACGACCCTCGCCACGCAGGTGCGCGACGGGTCGCTGGAGCAGAGCATCCTGGACCGGGCGGTCGGACGCGTCCTGACGCAGAAGGAGGAGCTGGGACTGCTGGATGCCGACTTCACGGTCGCGCCCGCCGCGATCGAACTGGATTCCCCCGAGCACCGCGCACTCGCCCGCCGACTCGCGGAGGAGTCGATCGTGCTGCTGAGCAACGACGGCGTACTGCCGCTGGATGCCTCCGGTGCGCCACGGATCGCGGTCATCGGACCGAACGCCGACAGCGCGGAGGCTCTCATGGGCTGCTATTCGTTCGTGAACCACGTGCTCGCGCACCACCCCGAGGTGCCCGCCGGCATCGCCCTGCCGAGCGTGCTCGACGGACTCCGCGCCGAGCTCCCCGCCGCCACGATCACCCATGTCGTCGGCGGCGAGGTCGAGGGCGAGGACCGCAGTGGATTCCCGGCCGCGGTCACCGCCGCTGGCGAGGCCGACGTGGCGATCGTCGTGGTCGGCGACCGGGCCGGACTCTTCGGACGCGGCACGGTCGGCGAAGGCAACGACGTCGACTCGCTGGAACTCCCCGGCGTGCAGCGCGCCCTGGTCGAGGCCGTCGTCGCGACCGGCACCCCGGTGGTCGTCGTCGCGCTCACCGGTCGCCCGTATGCCCTGGACTGGGCACTGCCGCATCGGGAGTCGGGCGCCGGACTGACCGCCGGCCTGGGGTCGGTGAACTCGCCTGCTCCGTCCGGCTCTGCCGCCACCGAGAAGCGCTCGCTCCCGGCGGCCGTGCTGCAGGCGTTCTTCCCCGGCGAAGAAGGGGGCCCGGCCGTCGCGGCGGTGTTGAGCGGGGCCATCGCCCCGTCGGGACGGCTCCCGGTGTCGCTGCCGCGGTCCGCGGGCGTGCAGCCCTATTCGTACCTGCATCCCGCGCTCGGTGGACGCACGGACGTGTCGAGCGTCGACCCCTCACCGGCACGACCGTTCGGATTCGGACTCGGCTACACGACCTTCACGCACGAGCAGCTGACGGCCGACGCGACGGTCGGCGCGGGCGCAGAGTTCCGGGCGTCCGTGCTCGTGCGCAACTCCGGCTCCCGCGCGGGCACCGACGTCGTGCAGCTGTATGCGCACGACGAGGTCGCGAGCGTGGCCCGCCCGGTCGCGCAGCTGATCGGGTTCCAGCGGGTCTCGCTGGAAGCGGGCGCGGAGCAGCGCGTGGAATTCACGGTTCCCACGGAGCGCCTCGCGTTCACGGGCGTCGACGGTGTGCGGAGGGTGGAACCGGGGCGGATCCGGCTGTGGGTCGGGGGCGCCTGTGACGACGAGGAGACTTCGACCGCGATCGAGATCGTCGGCTGAGAGCTCTCAGTACATCTCCCCGACGGGGACCGGAACGGCGAGCACGTTGCCCGGCTGCGCGAGCGGGCACGCCCAGGCCGGGTCGTACGCGCAGGACGGGTTGTAGGCGAAGTTGAAGTCGAGCACGATCGTGCCGCCTGCGGCATCCGATCCCAGGTCGGCGCCCTTGATCGTGTCGATCAGGTAGCGACCGCCGCCGTACGTTCCGCCCTCGCGCCCGGCGAGCGCGTCGCGCACCGGGATGAACAGGCCGCCGCCGTAGGTGGTGAGTCGCCAGACGTCGAGCGATCCGGCATCGGGGATCTCGACCCGGCCGATGCGCTCGAACGGTACGACACCGTCGGTCCCCGTCGCGAAGTCGAAGCCCCCGGGGTCGGCGGGCAGGATCGGCAGCTCGAAGCGCCAGTCCGGATCGTAGGACGCGAGGGGCAGACCCTCGAACAGCGGCCGGTCCTCCGGCAGCAGCGGCGTCGCGGGGTGGTGGAGCATCAGCTCGTCGCGCTCCATCCGCCACAGCTCGTGAGCGTCTTCAGGCGAGTCGGCGAGACGCACGGCGTCGTACAGGGCGAAGACCCGTCGGCGCCAGTCGGCGACCTCGAGGGCGGTGCGGGCGCTCGTGCGGGTGCTCGTCATGCGTCCAGGCTACGGGCCGGGCCGCGGGTGTGAGGCGGATCCGGCGATCATCTCCGCGTACCCCTCTTCGTAGGTGGGGTAGTCGAGACGCCCGAGCAGCGAGTGGAGCAGCGACCCGTCGTACACGAACCCGCGCGGGCCGTCGGATGCCTCGTCGGGTGGAACAGCGACGCCCAGCTCCCCGGCGAGGAAGCGGACGACGTCGCCGAGAGGTGCCGGTCGTTCGTCGACCGCGTGCACCAGCCGCGGCGCATCGTCGGTGCGCAGGAGCAGGTCGAGCGTGCGCACGAGGTCGGTCTCGTGGATGCGGTTCGTGAGCCGGGAGTGGTCGACCGCCGCGCCCTCGCGGACCTTGCGCAGCAGGAACTCGCGACCGGGACCGTAGATCCCCGCCGGTCGCACGACCACGGCGTCGAACAGTTCGGCCGCCGCCCGCTCGCCGTCACGGAGCCCCCGCGAGCGCTCGGTCTCGGCCGCGGGCTCGTCCTGCTCGGTGAGAGGACGGTCGGCCGTGAAGGCACTCCCTTCGAAGACACCGGTCGACGACACGAACACGGTGCGAGCGGGCATCGCCGGCAGGACATCCCGAAGGTGTCCGAGTGCCGTGCGATAGGAGTGTTCCGCGGCGCCCGGCGGCAGTGTGATCACGACCGCATCGACCGCGGGCAGCGGGGCCGTGAGCGGCTGCGCGAGATCACCGCGGATGCCGACCACGCCGGCGGGCAGCTCCCCGTCACTCCGCCGCAGAGCGAAGACCTCAGCGCCGTCGTTGAGAAGTCGGGGTGCGAGGCGCGCGCCGAGCTTGCCGAATCCGACCAGGAGTGTGCGCCGCGGCGCCGGGGTGGTGTCCATCGGTTCCAGGCTCCCACAGGTCCCACACACGTAAGAAGCGCCGCACCCTCCGAAGAGGATGCGGCGCTTCGACCGAGCAACGGGAGTTACTCCGCGACGGCGATCTTCTTGGCGTCGTCCGTGTTGAGCACGCGGAACAGGATCGCGGCGATCACGGCGCCCACGACCGGGGCGGCGATGTAGAGCCACAGCGAGCTCCACGCGAAGTGACCGCTGACCGAGAGGCCGAGCGCGACGGCCGGGTTGAAACCGCCGCCCGAGATCGAGCCGACCGTGGCCGCACCGACGAACACGGTCGCACCGATCGCGAGACCGTAGAACGAGTTGCCCGCGGTGTCCTTCGACGTGGCCGTGTTGAGCACGACCCACACGAGGATCAGCGTGAACAGCGCCTCGACGAGGAACGCCGGGCCGACCTCGATGACCATGGCCTCTTCACCGGCCGGCCAGACCGACATGCTGACGAGTGCGGCCACCGCGCCACCGACGAACTGTGCGATGAGGTAGGCGATGAAGTCGGCGACGCTGAGGCCGCCGCGCAGGAACACACCGACCGAGACGGCCGGGTTGAGGTGGGCGCCCGAGATGTGACCCGTGGAGAACACGAGCACCATCAGGGTGAAGCCGATCGCGAGGGGCGTCAGCGGACTGTCGCTGTTCACCGCCGCGATGATCGCGAGAACGAAGAGGAAGGTGGCGACCGCTTCTGCGAGCGCCTTGCGTGCCGTACCAGTCATGAGAGAGCCCTTTGCTTGGGAATTCCGGAGAGGGGAAGTCACCCGTTTGCCCGCGCACCCTGGCCGACGCACCCCTCGTGCGGCACCGACGCTATCGCTGCGCGCACCGGAATATCGGGAAGCCGCGCGGTATTGCTGTGAATTCCCTGAACTCAGGTGCGTGCCCCGATCGCGGCGACATCCACAGCGTCCGGATGCCGGAATCACGCCGGTGATGTCAACCCCGTGGCCCGCGCTCCCCCCTTCCCCGTAGCGTGCGAGGATGACCACCGAGACTGCCTCCGGCACCGAGGCACCCACGCGGCTGAGACGAGCGATCACCGGGCCGCTGCTGTTCGCCTTCATCCTCGGAGATGTGCTCGGTGCGGGCATCTACGCGCTCATGGGTGTGCTCTCCGAGAAGGTGGGCGGCATGCTGTGGGCGCCGCTGCTCCTGGCGCTGCTGCTCGCCATGCTCACCGCCGGCTCCTACGCCGAACTGGTCACCAAGTACCCACGCGCGGGCGGGGCCGCGGTCTTCGCCGAGCGCGCGTTCCACAGCCCGCTCGTCTCGTTCCTCGTGGGCTTCAGCATGCTCGCGGCGGGTGTGACCAGCGCGGCGGGGCTCGCCATCGCGTTCGCGGGTGACTACCTGGGCACCTTCCTCGACCTGCCGACCATCCCGGTCGCCATCGCCTTCCTCGCCCTGGTCGGACTGCTGAACGCCCGCGGCATCCGCGAGTCCCTGGGGGCCAACCTCGTGATGACCGCGATCGAGCTCAGTGGACTCGTGATCGTCGTCGCCGTGGTCGCGATCTTCCTCGGCGGCGGAGGCGGCGACGTGTCGCGCGTGACCCAGGCGCCCGAGGGCACGAGCGTCGCCATGGCCGTGCTCTCGGGAGCCGTCATCGCGTACTACTCGTTCGTCGGCTTCGAGACCTCCGCCAACATGATCGAGGAGGTGAAGGATCCGCGGCGTACCTACCCGCGTGCCCTGTTCGGAGCACTCATCACCGCCGGCGCCGTCTACGTCTTCGTCGGCCTCGCGAGCTCGATCGCCCTCCCGCCCGCCGAGCTGCAGGAGTCCAGCGGCCCGCTGCTCGCCGTGGTCGAGGCCACCGGCGTCAGCATCCCCTCCTGGCTGTTCAGCCTCATCGCCCTCGTCGCCGTCGCGAACGGCGCCCTGCTGACCATGATCATGGTCAGCCGCCTGACCTACGGCAT is a genomic window of Microbacterium maritypicum containing:
- a CDS encoding LacI family DNA-binding transcriptional regulator — translated: MSGRTTIHDVAKAAGVSVSTVSKAVNGRYGIADATVRRVLDVVQELGYESSLVASSMRARRTGVIGVLLADFEPFSAEILKGVGAAVHDTAFDLLAYSGSRHGQGEGWERRSLSRLSGTLIDAAIMVTPTVVGASTEIPVVAIDPHTGRADLPTVESDSFGGALTATRHLLDLGHRRISFLGGRPDLRSAGLRDAGYRRALSDAGIPVDPDLIRSGRYELEATRDSARILLAGPSRPTAVFAANDLSAIAVIEVAHELGLRVPEDLSVVGFDDVPEASRRALPLTTIQQPMRRLGSVAAEMVFALLAGQPVEEMHVTLPTRLVVRATTAAIGNE
- a CDS encoding serine hydrolase, which gives rise to MTTARTAVALALHEAAEANGFSGVIRVDRPGEEPFARGYGLADRAHGLPMAAESRCGVASIAKGFTAVTIGALVDDGTLALDDLVRPFLGDDLPLVDDAVTVEHLLSHTSGIGDYIDESSGSITDYVIDRPLHELDNTEAFVPVLDGRPQVSAPGSRFAYCNSGFVLLALVAERASKTPFHELVQERVFAPAGMASSGYPRTDDMPGDLALGYLGDTDDRTNVLHLPVRGSGDGGAATTAADLHAFWTALFDHRIVSAQMLAVLTEPLNEVEDENMRYARGFWRGWESGTVILEGYDAGVSARTWHDPESSVTGTVIANASDGAWPVLEAVDWP
- a CDS encoding APC family permease, which produces MTTETASGTEAPTRLRRAITGPLLFAFILGDVLGAGIYALMGVLSEKVGGMLWAPLLLALLLAMLTAGSYAELVTKYPRAGGAAVFAERAFHSPLVSFLVGFSMLAAGVTSAAGLAIAFAGDYLGTFLDLPTIPVAIAFLALVGLLNARGIRESLGANLVMTAIELSGLVIVVAVVAIFLGGGGGDVSRVTQAPEGTSVAMAVLSGAVIAYYSFVGFETSANMIEEVKDPRRTYPRALFGALITAGAVYVFVGLASSIALPPAELQESSGPLLAVVEATGVSIPSWLFSLIALVAVANGALLTMIMVSRLTYGMAEQGLLPPVLGRVLPKRKTPWVAILTTTLVAMGLTLVGDLATLAETVVLLLLVVFLSVNISVLVLRRDHVEHDHFRVWTFVPVLGIASCILLLTQQRAVVWLFGAILLAVGGVLYLLARWNRKRTGGAPLRTTQTPDTETDPKENHEHA
- a CDS encoding carbohydrate ABC transporter permease, with translation MPQPRHKAAARLEVILLAGPALLVFLAFVIFPVLMAGYYGFFSWQGYGPPTDFVGLKNYLTILQDPLFHDALAHNGFILVFSLILQGPAAILLALLLNRRMRGQSLIRVLIFIPYVISEVVVGTGWSLMLQTSGAFNDLLEKMGLGFLANDWLSNPDIAIWTLMVIITWKYVGFAVILFLAGLQGIPEELHEAASIDGASYWQIQWRITLPLLAPTLRIWAFLSIIGSLQLFDLVYIIWGQYIASTAGTSTMATYMVSEGRNAGNFGYGNAVAVVLFLISLVVALIYQRAVLRRDTDGALTGAPARKKRTTR
- a CDS encoding DUF1684 domain-containing protein, which translates into the protein MTSTRTSARTALEVADWRRRVFALYDAVRLADSPEDAHELWRMERDELMLHHPATPLLPEDRPLFEGLPLASYDPDWRFELPILPADPGGFDFATGTDGVVPFERIGRVEIPDAGSLDVWRLTTYGGGLFIPVRDALAGREGGTYGGGRYLIDTIKGADLGSDAAGGTIVLDFNFAYNPSCAYDPAWACPLAQPGNVLAVPVPVGEMY
- a CDS encoding beta-glucosidase; protein product: MTLEEKQAQLVGFWVDQGDELVAPMAGEKKTSTRYEDATAHGIGHLTRVYGTRPVDPIERAQWLWGEQARLQRETRLGIPALVHEECLTGLAAWQAATFPTPLAWGASFDPELVEEVGRAIGSSMRTLGIHQGLAPVLDVVRDPRWGRVDECIAEDPLLVGTVGTAYVRGLQSEGVHATLKHFVGYSASTAGRNHAPVHAGRREIEDVLLPPFEMAVREGGVRSVMNSYTDIDGVPVAADPYYLDEVLRGRWGFDGVVVSDYFAVDFLQSMHHVAADSAQAAALAITAGIDVELPSPDAYTTLATQVRDGSLEQSILDRAVGRVLTQKEELGLLDADFTVAPAAIELDSPEHRALARRLAEESIVLLSNDGVLPLDASGAPRIAVIGPNADSAEALMGCYSFVNHVLAHHPEVPAGIALPSVLDGLRAELPAATITHVVGGEVEGEDRSGFPAAVTAAGEADVAIVVVGDRAGLFGRGTVGEGNDVDSLELPGVQRALVEAVVATGTPVVVVALTGRPYALDWALPHRESGAGLTAGLGSVNSPAPSGSAATEKRSLPAAVLQAFFPGEEGGPAVAAVLSGAIAPSGRLPVSLPRSAGVQPYSYLHPALGGRTDVSSVDPSPARPFGFGLGYTTFTHEQLTADATVGAGAEFRASVLVRNSGSRAGTDVVQLYAHDEVASVARPVAQLIGFQRVSLEAGAEQRVEFTVPTERLAFTGVDGVRRVEPGRIRLWVGGACDDEETSTAIEIVG
- a CDS encoding extracellular solute-binding protein, which produces MNSTRRSLISAAAIAAVGTLALSGCTASTPDGGGGGDAAMTLWHNSTTGPGVEFWEQTVADFEKENPGVTIEIQSIQNEDLDGKLQTALNSGDAPDIFLQRGGGKMAAMVKAGQLKDLTDSITGGAAEEISDAAYSASSLDDKIYAMPVAVLPGGLFYSQDLFDEAGITENPTTMDELEAATEKLKAAGIDPVALGAKDAWPAAHWYYWLALRECSAETLAKAADEMNFDDDCWVRAGEDLQAFAATEPFNSGFLTTTAQQGAGSSAGLIANHQAGMELMGAWNPGVIGSLTPDQKPLPDLSWFPFPEVEGGDGEAGSMMGGVDGYSCSVDAPDACVDFLNYLGTSDVQTAYYKAFNAPPVNTVAQEAVTEQYLKDILAAYNAAPYATQWLDTVYGQNVGNALNVAVVNMLAGQGTPEDIVKAVQDAAAKA
- a CDS encoding carbohydrate ABC transporter permease, which gives rise to MTATSVLVTQRPGRAGRPGRAPRPRPPWANPTVYFVALIVVGLMLAPIAYIIIGGFRTNAQITTDPSGMPQPWVFSNYFDVITGGVFWRQVLNSTIVALATTIGVVALGLMAAYVLARYRFAGRGVLYAFFAAGLMFPLTVAITPLYIVVRSLGLMNSLGGVILPQIAFALPTTIIILVPFLRAIPDEIQEAAFIDGCSRIGFFWRMVLPLSIPGVITTGILAFIGSWNGYLLPLFVLNDAAAFTLPLGVQSFASQYSVDTAKVLAFTSLSMIPALIFFSLFERRIVGGLTGAVKG
- a CDS encoding MIP/aquaporin family protein — encoded protein: MTGTARKALAEAVATFLFVLAIIAAVNSDSPLTPLAIGFTLMVLVFSTGHISGAHLNPAVSVGVFLRGGLSVADFIAYLIAQFVGGAVAALVSMSVWPAGEEAMVIEVGPAFLVEALFTLILVWVVLNTATSKDTAGNSFYGLAIGATVFVGAATVGSISGGGFNPAVALGLSVSGHFAWSSLWLYIAAPVVGAVIAAILFRVLNTDDAKKIAVAE